One Papaver somniferum cultivar HN1 chromosome 10, ASM357369v1, whole genome shotgun sequence genomic window carries:
- the LOC113317904 gene encoding signal recognition particle 54 kDa protein 2 has product MVLGELSGSISRALAQMSNATIIDEKVLNDCLNEITRALLKADVHFDLVKNMTINIKKIVNLDDLAAGHNKRRIIQQAIFNELCKMLDTGKPSFIPKKGKTSVIMFVGLQGSGKTTSCTKYAYYHQKKGFKPALVCADTFRAGAFDQLKQNATKAKIPFYGSYMESDPVKIAIEGVERFKQENCDLIIVDTSGRHQQEASLFEEMRQLAESTKPDLVIFVMDSSIGQAAFSQAQAFNRSVSVGAVIVTKTEGAAKGGGALSAVAATKSPVIFLGTGEHMDEFEVFDVKPFVSRLLGMGDWSGFMEKIHDVVPMDQQPELLQKLSEGQFTMRIMYEQFQNILNMGPISQVFSMLPGFSAELMPKGREKESQSKIKRYMTIMDSMTNEELDSTNPKIMNESRIMRVARGSGRQLRDVMEMLEEYKRLAKVWGKMKGLKIPKKGEMSALSRNMNAQHMSKVLPPQMLKQIGGMGGLQNLMKQMGSSKDMMGMLGNMGGMGGMDQ; this is encoded by the exons ATGGTGTTAGGAGAATTAAGCGGGAGTATCTCCCGTGCTTTAGCACAAATGAGCAATGCGACCATAATCGATGAGAAAGTATTGAATGATTGTCTCAATGAAATCACTCGTGCTTTGTTAAAAGCTGATGTCCATTTCGATTTAGTTAAAAATATGACTATTAACATCAAAAAGATTGTTAATCTTGATGATTTAGCTGCTGGTCACAATAAACGCAGAATCATCCAACAG gCCATATTCAATGAGCTGTGTAAAATGTTGGATACAGGGAAGCCTTCTTTCATACCTAAAAAGGGTAAAACAAGCGTTATCATGTTTGTTGGTTTGCAAG GTTCTGGAAAGACAACCAGCTGTACGAAATATGCGTATTATCATCAAAAGAAGGGTTTCAAGCCTGCTCTAGTGTGTGCAGATACATTTAGAGCTGGTGCTTTTGATCAGTTGAAGCAAAATGCGACCAAAGCTAAGATCCCATTCTATGGAAG CTATATGGAATCAGATCCTGTAAAGATTGCTATAGAAGGAGTTGAGAGGTTCAAGCAGGAAAACTGCGATCTTATTATTGTAGACACAAGTGGTCGTCACCAGCAGGAAGCTTCTCTGTTTGAAGAAATGCGTCAGCTGGCTGAATCGACG AAACCAGATCTTGTTATTTTCGTTATGGATAGTAGTATTGGTCAAGCTGCGTTCAGTCAAGCTCAAGCCTTCAACCGAAGTGTTTCAGTTGGTGCTGTTATTGTCACAAAGACTGAGGGTGCAGCAAAGGGAGGTGGTGCACTTAGTGC TGTCGCAGCCACAAAGAGTCCTGTCATATTCCTCGGGACTGGAGAGCACATGGACGAGTTCGAAGTTTTCGATGTCAAGCCATTTGTCAGCCGTCTATTAG GTATGGGAGATTGGTCTggctttatggaaaaaattcatgatGTTGTCCCCATGGATCAACAACCTGAGCTTCTACAGAAACTATCCGAAGGACAATTTACTATGCGCATTATGTATGAGCAGTTCCAGAACATACTCAATATGGGTCCTATTAGCCAG GTTTTTTCTATGCTTCCGGGATTCAGTGCAGAATTAATGCCCAAGGGTCGTGAGAAGGAAAGTCAGTCAAAAATTAAACGCTACATGACTATCATGGATTCAATGACAAATGAAG AGTTGGACAGCACCAATCCAAAAATTATGAACGAGTCTCGGATTATGAGGGTAGCAAGGGGTTCAGGTCGCCAGCTTAGAGATGTGATGGAGATGTTGGAAGAATACAAACGATTAGCAAAGGTCTGGGGCAAGATGAAAGGTTTGAAAATCCCCAAGAAGGGTGAAATGAGTGCGTTGTCACGTAACATGAATGCACAGCACATGAGTAAAGTTCTTCCTCCACAGATGCTGAAGCAAATAG GTGGCATGGGTGGTCTACAAAACCTGATGAAGCAAATGGGTTCATCTAAGGATATGATGGGTATGCTTGGGAATATGGGAGGAATGGGAGGAATGGACCAATAG